The Nitrospiraceae bacterium sequence TTTGCCGTCTTCGCATTTGGGGGGAGATTTCTTTCAGATCGCCCGATGGGGGGACGACCATCTCGGTCTTATGGTGTTGGATATGTCGGGTCATGGAATCGGGCCGGCGTTGCGGGCCGTATCGTTATCTCTGCTTTTCAAGGGAGACCACATGCAACAATTGTTTCCCTCCTACGATCCAGGTGAGATTCTGACGAGTCTGAACCAACAATATCCCATGAGCGATGACGGGGAGTACTTCACGATCTGGATTGGGGTATGGCAATGCTCCACCCGCCTCCTTCGATATGCGAGTGCGGGGCATCCCGGTTCCATTATTGTGAAAACCGACCGGTCCTCGATGGTGTTAGGCGAAAAATCCTGGCCCATTGGTTTTTCGCGTAACGAAGTGTATGGAACTAATTCCATCTCCGTGAAGCCGGGGGACCGGATGTATCTCTATAGTGATGGGATTTATGAGGTGATGAATCCTCAGGAAGAGATCTGGGGGAAAAAAAGACTTCGGAAGGCCCTTGAGGCGGTTGCCGGCCAGCCGATGCAGTCGGGATTATCCCGTATTATCGAGCAGAGCCGGGCATGGAATGCCAAAGGCGGGTTTGAGGATGACGTTGCGTTACTTGGAGTGGAGTTTTATACGTGAGGCCATAGCAGCAAGATACCCCTTTAGCCGGAAGATTCACCTCTCATGTTCTACCCTGACACCTCACGCTTGGCGGTTGTCGAAATGGCAGGTATGACAAACACTGTCTCCCGAATCCTCTTAGTAGACGATGATGCGTCAAATCTGGATGTTCTAGTCGAATGTCTGAAGGATGAACCCTATGAACTTGTTCAGGCCCAGAATGGGGAAGAGGCCTTAACGCATTTGCGAAAGGATGGCCAAGAATTTCATGCCATGGTGTTGGATCGAATGATGCCGGGGATGAATGGTCTTGATCTTTTGGGGCATCTGAAAGCTGATGAGCGGCTTCAATGGCTTCCGGTTGTGATGCAAACCGCAGCCGGATCTCCCCAAGAAATAGGCGAAGGGATTGAAGCGGGAGTCTTTTTTTATCTCATTAAGCCCTTTGACCAGCGGCTCCTTTTGCGGATTGTCAACGCCGCGGTTGAGGAGGGATTGAAATGGAAACGGATATGCCGAAATCTGCACCAACAGTCTCAGATTGTTGAATTGTTGCAGCAAGGCCGTTTTCACGTTCGTACCATGGAAGAGGCGTATGATCTGGCATTCCTATTGGGGCGAGCTTGCCCCAATGCAGAAAAAGTTGTGTT is a genomic window containing:
- a CDS encoding response regulator, which produces MFYPDTSRLAVVEMAGMTNTVSRILLVDDDASNLDVLVECLKDEPYELVQAQNGEEALTHLRKDGQEFHAMVLDRMMPGMNGLDLLGHLKADERLQWLPVVMQTAAGSPQEIGEGIEAGVFFYLIKPFDQRLLLRIVNAAVEEGLKWKRICRNLHQQSQIVELLQQGRFHVRTMEEAYDLAFLLGRACPNAEKVVFGLNELLANGVEHGNLGIGFDEKTVLQAKGTWEKEIQHRSGLPEYVHKVVDVLFERCQDCIQITITDQGSGFDWRKYEQINPDRILESHGRGIAMAKALSFSRIEYRGKGNQVVCVIKTDSPIGDEGNSFASEPMAVHKSNRA
- a CDS encoding SpoIIE family protein phosphatase, whose translation is MPTEKVLEMNTPPGDPLYTILIVDDETVVRMVAKKRLAKLPCRLLEAGSGEEALVILDHEPVDLILSDWVMPGLDGPGLCEAIKQDERYRTIHFILMTALDHPTQIAEGLSRGADDFLSKTDSDHEIVARVCAGLRARQLMTYVEKSNRLLSQKQAELDSELRSASTFVRSLLPRTGEVIPGVRVEWEFLPSSHLGGDFFQIARWGDDHLGLMVLDMSGHGIGPALRAVSLSLLFKGDHMQQLFPSYDPGEILTSLNQQYPMSDDGEYFTIWIGVWQCSTRLLRYASAGHPGSIIVKTDRSSMVLGEKSWPIGFSRNEVYGTNSISVKPGDRMYLYSDGIYEVMNPQEEIWGKKRLRKALEAVAGQPMQSGLSRIIEQSRAWNAKGGFEDDVALLGVEFYT